One window of the Eschrichtius robustus isolate mEscRob2 chromosome 13, mEscRob2.pri, whole genome shotgun sequence genome contains the following:
- the CREBL2 gene encoding cAMP-responsive element-binding protein-like 2, which produces MDDSKVVGGKVKKPGKRGRKPAKIDLKAKLERSRQSARECRARKKLRYQYLEELVSSRERAICALREELEMYKQWCMAMDQGKIPSEIKALLTGEEQNKSQQNSSRHMKAGKTDANSNSW; this is translated from the exons GTGGTTGGAGGTAAAGTGAAGAAGCCCGGCAAACGTGGTCGAAAGCCAGCCAAAATTGACTTGAAGGCAAAGCTCGAGAGGAGCCGGCAGAGTGCAAGAGAATGCCGAGCCAGAAAAAAACTGAGATATCAGTATTTGGAAGAGTTGGTATCCAGTCGGGAAAGAGCCATTTGTGCCCTCAGAGAGGAACTGGAAATG TACAAGCAGTGGTGCATGGCAATGGACCAAGGGAAAATCCCTTCTGAAATAAAGGCCCTACTCACTGGAGAAGAGCAGAACAAATCTCAGCAGAACTCAAGCAGGCACATGAAAGCTGGGAAGACAGATGCTAACAGTAATTCCT gGTGA